GGTCAGTAGACGACCCTCTCCTCgacctgagccacagctgagGTTTCCCATTATAGGGATACATTCAAAGCTTaattctctcctttctctgaCCATACTGTTATTCGCAGACACTGGTGTAGCTGTGGTAAATGTTTACCTGAACAAAATACTAACAAACGCCTGTAGAGGTATGGATGTGGATCAgctagtgtgtttgtgtgtgtgtgtgtgtgtatttgcattagTTTAATTTGCATGCTGTTCACGTGTCACCCCAATGCACCTGTTTAGTTTATGTTTTTacattggtttgtgtgtgtgtctgtgtgtgtgtctgtgtgtgtgtgtgtgtgtgtgtgtttagctgtCTGCATGCACCCACACTTACCTCCTCCGCCACACAGCACCTCTGCATTCTCAAAGCCCAGTGTGCTGTACGAGGGATCCAGGCCTTCACAGTAGTTGGCTACTTCCATATCTAACAGAGATTTACTCTGAGGAGCTCGAGGATACTTCATTCCCGTTTCAACCTAGTTCCTCACACTcgtcttctctctgtcctccctcgtTCTCGTCCCAGCTCCCTCTGAAGTCTCCCTCTCTACTTTGTCCCCCACCTATCCTCCTGTCTGCGCTTCATCTAATTCTTTCAGACATGACAAGGGAGATCCTTGGAATAAAGAGTCCGTAATCCCATCTGATTGGGTCGGGacaaggagaggggaggagccCTTGTGGCTAAGACTTCTtgctttattacattttctttatctgtCCTTCTCCCTCACACTTATCACTGGAAAAGATAGATAGTGGTGAAAGAGTAATCTCCCTTCTCCCCCTCTGCCTCTTCTTTTACTCCCTCTGTATTTAAGCCATGAGAGAAGATTTCAGGAGATTTTGACAGTTTGGGTTTTCATGTGGAAGCTTCTCTGCACTTGTACCTGCATGCAAGAGAGGGGTGGGCGGGTGGGTggctgagtgtgtctgtgtgtgtgtgggtgtgtgtgtgtttgtgtgtgtgtgtccttccccCGGCTTCCTAATCTAATCAATAGTGGAGTAATAGCAGCACCACCTCAGCAGATATAATCTATAAAGACACAGAGTGAAGTGGAAAACACTGATAACTTCCATCAGCTcttcaacaaacacacttccCAGGTCCACATCCCACCCTTTGTTCATAAAAGTTTATACCTCGTTTCTAAATTTACTGTATACTGTTAAACATTTCAGCTGAGATTAAATACTGTGACCTCTTGCACTGTTTTTACCGACACTTATTTGTAAGTCagttgattgttcagaagccgGTTGCCTGTGAAGattagaaatgtgaaaaaatgtctctctctttgttgcTTATTTCCAAACAAATAATTTATTCTCATAATCGACTCTTGTTAAATTTCATCTTAAATTTTTTCGTATTATTTTGTCCATCAAATACTCTTGTAGTAATTTCGAAGTAGTTCTACCCCCATGAAACCTAGAAAGATATTTTGTGTTAACATTTGTATCGCTGCTAAAGATAATGAGAATTTTCAGACAGTCGTTTCTTTCTCTTCTAACAGACGGTTCTATATGTAACAGAAGAGGAAGTAGACTGATGCCGCCAACCAACCAATGTGCAACAGGATATGCAAAGGTTTTATTTCAGCTCTTACTCAAAGAAGAAATGCATGTGAAAGAGAATCAGACGACaccaaacatttaacattaggAGTAGAAGTTGACCAGTTAGTCAGTGACCTGCCTCAGCTTTCAGGACAGGAATTTACTGCCATAAACCAGTTAAAATGTCCCAACCCATCCATTTTTTATTGGGAGTTTCACTGCACTAAATCTTATTGTGTGGCTTAAAGGTAATCCATTCAGAGCATTGTCAGAGCGGGCTATAAATGATAAGAGGCAGTATTATGGGGGATTTGATGCCCTACGTCATCACTGTAAAAGGTGATCATTTCTAACGTTACATCAGGGATGTAACGTTAGTAACTTATTTCTCACTATCCAGTTTATTTGGAGTCATGTAACATGAGTACTGTACTTGATTGGCCTAAAACAGTTGTAAAACTATGATAATTTGAATAGTGTGTCTGGCTCCAAAACACAAGATGGCAGCCATCGTATCTGGGAACCAACACGGTTGCTACCAATTAAATGTTGCGATTCCCGTGAGATTACTGGGCTCTTTTCTTTGTAAAATACCAGTTCATCATACTGGGAGGCAAAGTAATGACATCATGGCCAAAGCTATTTGTCTTGTTGGAATAATTCCCGATCTTTTAAAGTGAGATCAACTCATCAAAACAGACCTAGTACAGTCTATCAGATTGTTGGTATCATGGATTATTCAATTGTTAAGAGATAAAACGACTTATGTCCACTCAAAGACTGATGACTGACATATTAGTTCATGCAGAAGAGTGGAGTGAAGAGtgtaagagacagaaaaacaagagcGAGGTGgcgaaagagagagcgagagagtttACATTTTAACTAGACCAGTGAGATGTGGCCTCCTGACTCATCGGGTTTGTGAGAAGTGGAGAAGTTACCCGGTCACACTGTCACAATCATGCAAACCAGCCACAGGCCTGACACAGAGCACTGCGGCATGAGAGTACAATATTTAATTCACCCTCACCTTACAAAACTGCACCTAGATTAGGATTAGATAGTGTAAACGTGTTGCACGTATGAAAAAAGACGGGATTGAGCATGAAAATacagcaacgcatggagtgagtAGTCATAGCTGGGTTTAACATAGCGTGCAGCCGTTGTGCACTGAGGCTTAGAAACAGGAAAAACGTCAGTGTcagtaaaaagtacaaaatcTATTTAACTCAATGTGTGATTGGTTAACACGTTGAAAGCCTCAAGTGACAGTTTAACCTCATCTTTCACTGCTGAGTGCAAAGACAAGGAATGTGAATCATCGCTGTGCTGAATAATGTCTTTTATTACAAACCTTAGTTTGCAATACAAACAAGTCATACCCTCCTCGTGATTGATTTCCAACACTAAATCTACTCATACTTCACTAATATAATGAGAACTTCTCCAACCactcattaaaaaacattaaataaagtcaaaaacGCCACAGATTgttatggatttaaaaaatgtataccaaaatatataaattatacacTCTTAGAAACACTTGAATTAATAAGCGGCACGGCTATTTCTTTTGCTGAAAACCAAGCGGGAACGTGAAAGGACGAAATCATGAGTCCGCCCAGCAACCGAAAGCTCTCTGCGGCCATAAAACCCAGTGCTAAGAGGCTATCTCTGTGTGAAATGGCCATAACACCGTCACCTCTATTTAGATTGCAGCTTTTAATAGTTACAGATGAAGAGCAGCCTCCAAACTGACCCTTAGTAAACTGTACACAGAGACAATGCACAGCTCAGACGAACATTGTTTGCTGCCATATTGTTTGATTCTTAATTCACAAATATGAGGTAGAATGTGGGTAAATCAACAGAAATATACTTGACTCAAAGAATTCATTTAATTTGCGCAATACTTTTACTACCTGGGATTATAAAGGACGTTAACATGTCCCTACTTTTTCCCTATAAATCCTGGTCCCTGAGTTTCTACTATTTCATTCTCCCTGCTAATATCACCACTTagtaaaaactaaaattatCCTTTAAGAATTTAGATAAATATGTCAGGTGATGTATCCAGGTAGCGTAAAGCCACAGGGTTTGACAATCTAATATTAGATACAGTCAAAAAAAATCTTCACCACTGCAATCTGCTCACAGTCGATGTTACTTCAAGCTGTTGTAATAGGATTGTGTCATTTTTACTTTTGAGGTGTTGTGCAGACGCAGTGGCGGCAGCGTGGTCTTCCTGCTCAGCTCATCCGTTGCCCTCTTATTTCCCCTCTCAAAACGCACTGGGAGAGTCACTTgtacagagtgtgaaatggattATCACATGATCTTTACGGCACAGTGTGCATGTCGAAGTGGGTCTTATCTGTTTCTGCAAAAAATGCTGCCGGCGAGCAGAGTACGGACAACGCTATCTCagtagacacaaacacacacacacatacacacacacacacacaaaagagagaTATGGACAACCACTTTTGCTATTTGTGTCAAAAAATTACAAGACACTAGTTCTGGTTAAAGGACATttagccagtgtgtgtgtgtgtgtgtgtgcgtgtgtgtttgtgtgtgtgtgtgaattggcACAGCCGCAATGTTACCACCATAATACAAAACCACGTGATTTAGCAGAACATGTTACCAAACTTCCTGGAGAAAAGGCACAAGGTAAACTTCACTTCTTCCACTAAAGAAACAACATGTAtttcgcaaaaaaaaaaagcagcaaaagaCACAACACTTCACAGGGAGAAAGTCGACTCACCTgcgtttctctttctgtctgggAGGTGCATTGATCCAGTCGTGCCGCTGTACACCTCGGTGGTGAGCAGCACCTCAGTGCAACATTAATCTGAGTGACAGTGACAATCGGAAAAGGGTTAAGGTGCTCCACAGCATTAAAAAGTGAAGGCTGGAGAGCTAAGCGGCTCTAATTCATGGAGCGACACACTGGATGGCGCCACCATAGCCCAGTCATTAGATCGATTTACTAAACAAACTCAAACTAGGGTGGGGATGTTAAACAGTAACCCAGCACCATAAAAACCAAAAGGAAAAGGATcaccagttgtgtgtgtgtgtgtgtgtgtgcttcttacAACACCTCTAAGGGCAAAAGGTAAGAGCTCCAAGAGGTGTAAGGTAATGTTTCACAAAATAATGGTGGTGAAAGTAATGATTTTAGACCTTTAGCAGTGTCAGCTTTGGAGTCGAAGGAGTCACATGTcagaaaacacactttatttatttttgtatatattccTTTACACCGTTTACAACAACAAGCCGTTTAAAGCTAAAAGTGCAGCACCATTATCTGCAGTTACAcgattgttttttattaaatagcACATTATTGGATTCATTGGCTGTGCACAGAGAATAGCCTGTATTTAAAGCATGgatgatgtgtctccacttccttccactatccagaaatgaagcaaaaatattGCGATGAACGCTTCTATTCTGCAGTGATGACATCACtcggagccagagtctgcgcagtGTGGCGATAGGGGGAGGAAGCTGCGTTATCAACCAATCGTAAGTCCCTCATTCGTCAACCATGACGCGTCACTCCCTTTTTATAGCAACAACTAATTGAAACCAACtttacagaagaaaaacacatcgTAAGGAGAACGACCTGAAGTGCTGGATGTAGCTCTCAAGGCGTGACGTATATTCAAGTTACCATAAAGAAGGTCAAACAGCCATTTTCAACAAGCACATCTATAGCAGGGTCTCTTTCCCAGGAAAGTGAGCATGTCCAAACAGTTGAAGGTGGTCAGACTCAGAAACACCTCGTTGACGTGCTCCAGACTTTCGTCTGTCAAGTAAATGAGTCGAAATATTTGGTAGGGCACAAGGCAGGCCACCATGATGAGGGCGAAGCACAGGCTCTTCAGCTGAGCCCCGAAGCCCTGCTGATAGGTGCATCCCTGCCGATGCTTCCTGTACAAACCCCTCAGGGCGTTTGCTTGGAGGGCCGTCAGCACGGTAGCCACCACTATGATCAGCACGCTCACGATGAAATTGATCGCAGTGGCACCGGTCTGGTTGTGTATGTTTTTGCCGAAATCAAAACATGTCGTTTCATTTCCTCCGGTGGTGTTGGTTTGACCGTAGGAAAAACAGACGGTCACCGGGACTACGATGAACACCGTCAGCCACAACCCCGCGCTGAACAGGAGCGCGTGGATGCTGTGGAAAGAGGCTAGCTGCTCGGCCTTGCGGTAGAACGCCAGGAGGCGCGTGACAAGGATGATCACGTAGAAGAGGAAAGACATGTACATGTGGACGTGGATTATGCTGCTGACCACCTTACACCAGCTCCGGCCCAGGCTCCAGCTACTGGTCACGTAATAGTAAATCCTGAAGGGCACGGTGACGAGGAAGATGAAGTGGGTGAAGATGAGGTTGAGGACAGCGATGGAGGTGATGGATGTGGAGCTGGACTTCAGGATGTGCATCATCAGGCTCAGGCTGAAGGTGCCGCTCACCAGAACAACAACGTTGATGCCCACAAGGATTGGATGGTGATCATCAGGTTCCTTGGGATTCAGGGCCACCGTGGAATTCA
The window above is part of the Platichthys flesus chromosome 21, fPlaFle2.1, whole genome shotgun sequence genome. Proteins encoded here:
- the LOC133933112 gene encoding probable G-protein coupled receptor 141 isoform X1, which gives rise to MNSTVALNSTVALNSTVALNSTVALNSTVALNPKEPDDHHPILVGINVVVLVSGTFSLSLMMHILKSSSTSITSIAVLNLIFTHFIFLVTVPFRIYYYVTSSWSLGRSWCKVVSSIIHVHMYMSFLFYVIILVTRLLAFYRKAEQLASFHSIHALLFSAGLWLTVFIVVPVTVCFSYGQTNTTGGNETTCFDFGKNIHNQTGATAINFIVSVLIIVVATVLTALQANALRGLYRKHRQGCTYQQGFGAQLKSLCFALIMVACLVPYQIFRLIYLTDESLEHVNEVFLSLTTFNCLDMLTFLGKRPCYRCAC
- the LOC133933112 gene encoding probable G-protein coupled receptor 141 isoform X2; amino-acid sequence: MNSTVALNSTVALNSTVALNSTEPDDHHPILVGINVVVLVSGTFSLSLMMHILKSSSTSITSIAVLNLIFTHFIFLVTVPFRIYYYVTSSWSLGRSWCKVVSSIIHVHMYMSFLFYVIILVTRLLAFYRKAEQLASFHSIHALLFSAGLWLTVFIVVPVTVCFSYGQTNTTGGNETTCFDFGKNIHNQTGATAINFIVSVLIIVVATVLTALQANALRGLYRKHRQGCTYQQGFGAQLKSLCFALIMVACLVPYQIFRLIYLTDESLEHVNEVFLSLTTFNCLDMLTFLGKRPCYRCAC